In Crinalium epipsammum PCC 9333, the genomic window CGGCATTCAATTTGATGATTTGAATAAAATTCTTGACCATACTCACAACCGTAATAATCCAATTGAATTGAGTCGTGATGAAATTCGCGCTTTCGTGGAGAAGAGGATTTAAGGTGCGATCGCTTGTTTCATTAATTGCTAATTTCATTAGACTAATGAGCAAAAATAAGTTAAATCATCTGTGGTTAATTTCCTAAAATTCGACTTATGCGAAAAATCTCTTGATAGCCTTCCCTAAGTAGGACTATTTATCAAACCCTTGCTGTCCCTCTGATAGAGGTATTACACAAAGAAATTAACTAAGATTTTGGGTGGACTGTGGAAAGTATAGCTTGAGCCGGATAGCGCCTTGCTAACTTCTACCAGATTGAGTAGTTGGAGACTTGGGGTTATGCGCTGGGAATTAGGTCGTCGAAGCAGTAATGTTGAGGATAGGCGCGGATCTGGTGGAATTTCGGCTCCTGTCGTGGGGGGTGGAATAGGGACAATTGTTCTGGCGCTGATCGTTACCTTGTTGGGAGGCGACCCCAGCGTGATATTACAACAGGGACAAGTCGAGAGCGATCGCACTTCACAGCAAGCGCCTCAAACACGACAAGATGGTGCAAGCGATCGCATGGCTGATTTCGTTTCAGTCGTCCTCGCAGATACCGAAGATACCTGGACTAACTTATTTCGGCAGACGGGACAAAATTACGTCGAACCCAAATTAGTGATTTTTTCAAATGCAGTACGGTCTGCTTGCGGTTCTGCAAATTCAGCAGTTGGACCTTTTTATTGCCCCCGCGATCAAAAAGTCTACATTGACTTAAAGTTTTATCAGGATTTGAAATATAAATACAACGCGCCTGGAGACTTTGCCCAAGCGTATGTAGTTGCTCACGAAGTTGGGCATCATGTTCAAAATTTAATGGGAATTTCTAAAAAGGTTCAGACACTCCAACGTCAAGTTAGTCGCACAGAAGCAAATCAACTTTCAGTCCGGTTAGAGTTACAAGCAGACTGTTTTGCAGGCGTTTGGGCAAACCATGCTAATAAAGCACGACAAATCCTTGAAACAGGAGATGTTGATGAAGCATTAAATGCTGCTAGTAGTATTGGAGACGATCGCTTGCAAAGTCAGTCAACTGGGCAAATTGTCCCCGATTCTTTTACACACGGTAGTTCAGCACAGCGAGTCCGTTGGTTTAAGCGAGGTATTCAAACCGGACAACCTGCTCAATGTAATACTTTTGCCGCAGCAAATCCCTAGATTTCATCACTCAAAGTTTTGAATGTTAAGTTATGACTTAAAAAATTGGATATTAACTCAAAGCTTAGAAACAATACTTTTTTATTAATCAAAGCTCAGTCTATTGACTTATGCACTCTTACAACCATGAGTATTTACTTACAGAGTAAATAACCCCAACAAGAATTTTTTTAACCCCTCTCTCCTCCCTATATTTAAAACAACAACAGCACCCAAAACAGTTATTTCAAATTATTTCCTCATCCATGTTGGATTTATTTGGAGTTGCATTGATCAAAAACTTGGGGAGAATTAATTCAAGTCAATGATTCAGTTACAGAACTCACTGCGAAAAAGAGGAAATATTAATAACCTGCTTGGATGCTGTTGCAATTGAAGTAAACAAATGTACCGATAAATCTCTGTTGAGACTTTTGCTGATTCGTAACTAAACAATTCACTTTCCAAACCATTCTCTTGAAATCATTCTCAAATATTGATTGAGTTTACTTAGAGTTGCGCTGATTAAAGGCTTCCTTTGAGGATTAACCTAGACTAACTTACCAGCTACATTGCTCTCTTTTTATTTCAAGAGAAAATATCAAGAGTAGACTTGGATTTTGTTGTAACTTGCTCTAACACATCTACTGAGGAATCTATTGTTTAACCTCCTATTGATTATGGACTAGAGTTTCTACTATCCAAAATAGTCAATTGGAATTATTTCCTAATATTGGTTGAGTTTTCTTAGAGTTGTGCTGATTAAAGACTTCCTTTAAGGATTGAGTCAGTTTAACTTTCTCAGCTACAATACTCCCTATTCAGTTAAAGAGGAAACATCAAGACTATGCTTGGATTTGGCTGCAATTCTGTCTAACAAATCTACTGAGGAACCGATTGTTTAACCTCCTGTTGATTATAAACTAGACTCTTCACTATCCAAAACATTTTCCGAGAATTACTTCCTAGTATTGGTTGATTTTTATTGGAGTTGTGCTGATCAAATGCGCCTTTTCAAGAACTGCAATATTAACTTATCAGCTACATATCTCCCAATTAAATAGAATAGGAAATATCAAGAAGATGGTTTGAATTATTTGCAATTAGAGCCAATAACTTGAGCGAGGAAACTATGTTGAACCTCCTTTTTTATTGGGACTGAACAATTAATTTTTGACTTAGTAAGCTTATTAGCTTCTACTATCAGAATACTATAATTTTTCAGTTCGGATCGTTATTAAACTAAACTTTACAATTAATGGTGTATGACTCTAGTTTATGATTAAGAAATATTTCATTTCAGAATTAATTAGCTGGTATTGCCCAATTAAACGTGAACATAAAACCATTCTAGAGACATACATGGCAGATCTCTAGAATGGTTCTATGTTCAAATAGGCAATAATTACTACCAATTTATCTATCTATTGAGATAAATTGTTTGGTGAATTTGTCAATAGGAAGCGAGAGAAGAATTGCCAGAGTTTGGAAATAGCGATCGCCAACAGACCAATAACTGCAATGCCAGCTACAACTGGTAAGGTTAATGCTAATAGTGATAGTGCGATCGCGGCAACTAGCTCAATCGTTGCTACTACAGGATTGCCTAATCCCCCAGAAGTTGCTGTAGAAGTTGCCCTGAATAGATTCATAAACCCTTTAGTAATACCAGCAGTGCCTCCACCTGCTACCAATGCCAATGTCCACTGCGCCAAAGGATTCATATCGGGGGCTAAGGAAGCTGTGATAATAGTGCCGACAAGAATAGAGGCAGGTGTTGCAGCCACATCTAAAAGATGATCAAATAAAGGAATGTAATAACCTCCTATTTCTAATACAGAGGCTACAGCAAATACAGCTAATGCTTGGGAGTTTTCAATCCAATCAAAATTAGTTGGCAAATCTATATGACCAAATACAGCAGCAGTACTCAGCGCCAGCAAAGGCACAAAAACTCGAAAGCCTGATGCTGCACTTAAACTAATCCCTAGCAAGATTTCAATTAAAGTATGTATATTAAATAACTGATCCACGTGCTTTTCCCGTCCATAGCAAATTCAGTCTCAAATTAAGGATAACTATTAGCCTTCAGGCATAATGTAATCCTGTGGATTGATCTACTGTCGCTACGCCTGTTAAATTCCTTGAAATACTATCATCAGCATTCCAACGCCTTCCCCATCAGTTACCTCAACGACTTGCGAGGAGAGATTCTGGCGTGTTCTTATCTAGCTATCAATAACCTAAATCGTGACTTCGTTGGCACAAAAGGTTTTTCAGTAGTGTTTCAGCGATCGCAAATTGCCGAAGTAGAAAAGCGGTTCCCCTTTTTCAAACCTTATATAGAGAAAGCGTTACAGCCTAATTGCAATGCTTTCTACCTCAATCCTCTTGTACTCCAAGAAGGTTCGCGCGTCGATCCACATATCGATCGCTCATTGCGGTCTTATTGCAAAACTATTGAGCCTCCCTTAGTTGTGAGTGTGCTGTATGTGCAAGTACCGTCAAACCTGCAAGGGGGAGAATTAGTGTTACGCTCTCCTAAACAGCAAGTTGGGCAGATTAAGCCACAAGTTAATACACTTGTATATTTTCAGGGCGATTTAACTCATTCTGTCAATGCTGTTAAAACGAATGGTAGTCGTCTAAGTTTGGTTTGTGAACAATACAGTCTCAGTGAAACTGAACTGCAAGATATCCCAGCATTTACAATTGAGTCGAGGGCAGCGAAGGTAAAACGGAAGTAAGTTGTGTTTGGATGGCTTAAAGTAGGTTGAGCAGACTCAACAGTTTTTACATGAAACGATCTGGCTCTTCAGTCCCTACATTTGATTCCATGCTTTTGCCGACAATTCAGGCTCTAAAAATTTTGGGTGGATCTGGTACTACTGAAGAGATTTATGACAAAGTATTGCAACTTCTCAACTTATCTGAAGAAGTGCTGGATATTAAGCATGGTAGTACATCCCAAAGTGAAGTTGAGTATCGGCTTGGTTGGAGCCGTACTTATTTAAAAAAATATGGGCTTTTGGATAATTCAACACGCGGAATATGGTCTTTAGTTTCAACAGCTATAAATATTGATAGTCTCGATGCAAAAGAAATTGTTAAGGCTGTTCGAGAAGCCGACAAAAATAAGACTATACAGGCAGACCATTTAGACGAAACAGTTGGTATTGAAACTTTAGAAGAGCTTGCGTGGCATCAACAACTTCACAAAATACTGCTATCACTGGAACCCTCAGCTTTTGAGCGTTTGGCACAGCGTTTATTACGTGAGTCAGGTTTTATACAGGTACAGGTTACAGGGAAATCTGGCGATGGCGGTATTGATGGCGTAGGTATTGCTCGTATAAGTGGTTTTTTAAGCTTTCATGTTCTGTTCCAATGCAAGCGTTATCAAGGATCAGTTACGGCTAGTCAAATTAGAGACTTTCGTGGGGCAATGCAGGGACGAACTGATAAAGGTTTATTCATTACAACTGGAACATTTACCAGAGATGCTATTAAAGAAGCAACACGAGATGGCGCACCTCCAATTGATTTGATTGATGGTGAGCAGTTAGTTCAACGATTAAAAGAGTTAAGGCTTGGTGTCAATATCACGATGATTGAGTCTGTGGAAGTTGATACTAATTGGTTTACAAAGATTTAATATTGTCGTTCATAGAAGGCGAGACTGTTTAATGCCATTGCACAGGATCTAATTGATAATAACTTTGCAACTGCTCATAAAGTGCTGGATGCTTTTTCTGTAATTGCTGGGGTTTCTCAAAAAATGTCTCTGTAGCTACAGCAAAAAATTCTGCGGGATTTGTTGCACCATAACTATCTAATACAGTCTTTACACCTAATTGTAGATCATTACACAGTTGTTGATATGCTTCTGTCATAACTTGTGACCAAATTTGATAGTCTGAGTTCTTTTGCAAAATAGGCACACCCTCAGCTTTACCATCTTCTTGATCTAATTGATGGGCAAATTCATGTAATACAACGTTATGCCCATCTTTCCAGTTATAAGTATCTTGTTTTACCTGTTCCCAAGATAATACTAATTGATCATTTGTCCAAGATTCACCTAATCTGGCGACACGCCTTTCTTCAACAACATAATTTCCCATAGCAGTTGTTTCATTCACAAAATAAGCACTGGGGTAAACCAGAATTGATCGCAGTTTTGAAAAATAACTCCCTCGCTCATTCAACAAAAGTAAACAAGCAACAGTAGCAATAATTACTCTCATTTCTTCTGTCACCTGTAATCCTTGACAGCCAATAAATTGTTTTTCTGCTAAAAATACTTGGATATGTCCCTGAAGTCGCTTGCGTTCAGCAGGAGAAAGACTGTAATAAATCGGTAGATTATTTTCAAGGATCGCATTCCAAATAGGAGGGAATGTGCGCTGTTTTATTCTGTTGCGCCGTTGTTTGATTAATACAGGGTTGATTAAAATTGCAGTAACTATTAGCCCAATGATGAGCAAAAAAATAATGGTTTCAAACATAAAATTTAGAATATTTTATGCTATAATTCTAACTAAAATTATTAATAGGCAATCCATCCTGAAAAACTATTAATTCTCCTGGTTGAAAGGTTGTCCAAACTTCGTTATCAGTTAAGGGAAGTGTGGCGATGACTGCAACTCTGTCGCTCGGCGTTGTCAATTCCTGAAAATCAACGGTAATATCAGCATCAATTAAATGCGCTGCGGCAAAAGGAGCTTTTCGCACCACGTAACATAGTTTCGTGGAACAGTAAGCGAAAAGATGTTCGCCTAAAAAGAGCCTATTCTCAGTACTTCCAGCCACTCACTCACCTACACTTACTCAAACTTTACTACAACCGATGTATTGAAGCATTATTCTCCCGTCGAATAGTTCAACTTTCGCTTACTCATTTAGACTTCATTGAGTAGTTAGTAGCTAGATAAGGATATATAGATAGCTTGTCATTTGTAGCGACGGCAAGAAGTTATTTATCAGTAGATTACTTAGTAGGTTACTGGTGTGTTACTAAGCTTTGTAGGAAGCGATAGTCATCCTGGTAGCCGTTGATAACGTCTGTAGAAATAAGTTTAACTTTTTAGTTTAACTTTTTTTTAGATACGCTTCTACTAACCTAGCTAGTACGTTTGTACTGTTAATACATTTGTACTAATTCGGTTAGCGGTCACTGGTAGAACCGTAGAGACATTTTTACCCGTCTTGCGTGGTCTAACACTTAAACTTTAATTACATAGGTTTGGCTTAACCACAAGGGTTTTAGGGATACTACAATATTACAAAATAGACGGTATGTTACTCAGTAAGTTACTGGTAAGTCACTGATAGATTACTTTGTATATAGACCTATAAAGGTTAGTGACACACTTAGTAAATTACCAAGTAACACACTAATTAAATAAATAAAAAATAGTTTAAGTGCGACAGTAAAAGGTAAGATAGCAACGGTTAAATATATGCGCCTAGAGATTGTGTAGCAAGCACAACTTCTAGACGACTTCTCACTCCCGTTAACTATCAACGAAAGGAGCAACGTTTAGTATGCCACGCTACGACCTCAAAAAGTATTACTTAGGTTCAATCTGCTGTAGAGGTCACAACTGGAATAGTACAGGACACAGTTTAAGAAGATTGTCAGATAGTGATTGTTTAGACTGTAAACCTACAACACAAGAGAAACAAATCACTTGGAAACAGTTACCAGGAAATAGATACAGAGCCGCAATTGACGTTAGATTCCTAACTGAAAGTGGAGGAACAAAAAAACACAACGTTAAGCCAGTTCCCTATGAGGACGGTCTACCTAAAGATTGGTACGAGGTGCGATTTGATGAGGAGTACGTTGTAGAGAAACTGCGAAATGATGTTGTAAAACCACTTAAAACACTTGGTTACAACAGATTTCAGCAGTTATTATCTAAAGCTTGGCAAGCAGAAAAATGAGCAAATGCTTTGTATTTTGTGACTAACTACTCACCACATAACGCATAAAGATACGGTATAGGTTAAACTAACATTTATACCGTATTTACTAACCATCTAGTTACTTATTAGATGGTTTTTTATTTAATTCGTTTATTTAATTCCTCCATCGCTTGCTTAAGTCTTCCATTCTCTTCATATGATTGAGTAAGCATTTTCATGGTCATTTCGTAAGATTCTTTAAGCTGTTTAAGTTCAGCTTTTGTCTGTTCAAGTTCCAAGTTTTTTTCTTTCAATTCTCCATTCTCATCTTCTAATGTTTTAACGTAATCACTTTCTGCTTTGTCTTCTGCCATTGCATAAGTTAACGCCCAAAGCTTTTGATACTGCTCTTGAACGATGTCAGGCATAGGGATGACTCTAGCAGCGTCATAAACTTTGTTTGGAAACTCGTCTTTATACTGTTTAAACCATTTGTTGATAGTTGTCTTACTACCGCCGCCTATGTGCTTCCTGATACCGTCGAGCGTCAGCTTCTCATCTTTACTAATCAGCATTTCACACGCTGCATAAACCTGTTCTTTACTAGCTACTTCTTTCGTCATACCATACCGTACTGTACTAATTACAGTATAGTACAGATGTACTGTATCGTACCATAACAAAATACAGTACAGTACGGTTAAGCGCAAAATCTACCATCGACAGTGCGTTAAAAACAACTCAGTTGAGCAACGCGCATCTGATACCCGTTGAACAACTAAGCGGTACGCGCGACCACTGTTAAGCCCGTAGATTGCCTCTGACTTACCTTAGCCGTTGAAGACACATTACAGAGGTTACGCACCTTGTAAGCGACAACTATAAACCAAGCGTTTAACACTGGTAGCTTTTTGTAAGCAGATAAGTAGAACTGATTAATAAAGCTGTTTAAGTAGTGTGTTACTAAGTAGTTAATAGCGTCTGTAGAAAAAAGTTAAACTAAAAAGTATAACTATTTTATATATACGCTATCAAGCACGTTCAAACAAGGTGAAATATAGGTTGATATATAAGTAAAAAAAAACTCACTACTGTTATCAGTAGAGAGTGAGAAGTTAATTAGTTAACAGAGCTAAAAATCGTAAGCTGGTATTTCCTTTTCCCTCTCGTCAAAATAATGTTTCCAGATAACATCAGCACTGTTACCAACTAATGCAGCTACGGTATGCGCTGACATACCTTTGTTAATCTGATAAGTGATAAATGTGTGTCTGGTAGCGTAAGGCTTCAAATATTGTTTAACCTTGCCTTGCTCTATTAATTCACTAATCATTGATTTGTAACCACCTGCACCTTTCCAAGTTCTGAAGAAATTTAACCAAGCTACTTGTTTACCTGTCTTACCTTTAAACACCAACTCGTTAGAGTTCTCAGGTTCTAATCGTTCGCTCTCCAACTGTTTAAGTAGCTTGTGAAGCTTGCCACCTTCAGCTATGCGAAATATGCGATTAGTGTAGGTCTTAGTGTCACCTGTAGTTTTAATCTTACTGTTGTAACTGTCTTTAAAACTCACGACACTAAGACCTTGTTTAATATGTTTCCAGCGCAGCGCACAAGCTTCACCGCTACGGCATCCAGTCCAGAACAGAAACTTAACTAGCGGTGTGTAGTAACTATGAGTCTTACTTGTCTCATAGGCGTTTATAATCGCTTCCACTTCATCTAAACTAAAAGCCCGTCTATCGTTTTCCTCGTCTGTTTCATCATCGGTAGTGTGACCGTCCTCATCTCTTTTATTACCTTTTATAAT contains:
- the ypfJ gene encoding KPN_02809 family neutral zinc metallopeptidase, with product MRWELGRRSSNVEDRRGSGGISAPVVGGGIGTIVLALIVTLLGGDPSVILQQGQVESDRTSQQAPQTRQDGASDRMADFVSVVLADTEDTWTNLFRQTGQNYVEPKLVIFSNAVRSACGSANSAVGPFYCPRDQKVYIDLKFYQDLKYKYNAPGDFAQAYVVAHEVGHHVQNLMGISKKVQTLQRQVSRTEANQLSVRLELQADCFAGVWANHANKARQILETGDVDEALNAASSIGDDRLQSQSTGQIVPDSFTHGSSAQRVRWFKRGIQTGQPAQCNTFAAANP
- a CDS encoding 2OG-Fe(II) oxygenase, producing the protein MKYYHQHSNAFPISYLNDLRGEILACSYLAINNLNRDFVGTKGFSVVFQRSQIAEVEKRFPFFKPYIEKALQPNCNAFYLNPLVLQEGSRVDPHIDRSLRSYCKTIEPPLVVSVLYVQVPSNLQGGELVLRSPKQQVGQIKPQVNTLVYFQGDLTHSVNAVKTNGSRLSLVCEQYSLSETELQDIPAFTIESRAAKVKRK
- a CDS encoding M90 family metallopeptidase, with translation MFETIIFLLIIGLIVTAILINPVLIKQRRNRIKQRTFPPIWNAILENNLPIYYSLSPAERKRLQGHIQVFLAEKQFIGCQGLQVTEEMRVIIATVACLLLLNERGSYFSKLRSILVYPSAYFVNETTAMGNYVVEERRVARLGESWTNDQLVLSWEQVKQDTYNWKDGHNVVLHEFAHQLDQEDGKAEGVPILQKNSDYQIWSQVMTEAYQQLCNDLQLGVKTVLDSYGATNPAEFFAVATETFFEKPQQLQKKHPALYEQLQSYYQLDPVQWH
- a CDS encoding DNA-binding protein, producing the protein MTKEVASKEQVYAACEMLISKDEKLTLDGIRKHIGGGSKTTINKWFKQYKDEFPNKVYDAARVIPMPDIVQEQYQKLWALTYAMAEDKAESDYVKTLEDENGELKEKNLELEQTKAELKQLKESYEMTMKMLTQSYEENGRLKQAMEELNKRIK
- a CDS encoding DUF4126 domain-containing protein, translated to MDQLFNIHTLIEILLGISLSAASGFRVFVPLLALSTAAVFGHIDLPTNFDWIENSQALAVFAVASVLEIGGYYIPLFDHLLDVAATPASILVGTIITASLAPDMNPLAQWTLALVAGGGTAGITKGFMNLFRATSTATSGGLGNPVVATIELVAAIALSLLALTLPVVAGIAVIGLLAIAISKLWQFFSRFLLTNSPNNLSQ
- a CDS encoding restriction endonuclease, which codes for MKRSGSSVPTFDSMLLPTIQALKILGGSGTTEEIYDKVLQLLNLSEEVLDIKHGSTSQSEVEYRLGWSRTYLKKYGLLDNSTRGIWSLVSTAINIDSLDAKEIVKAVREADKNKTIQADHLDETVGIETLEELAWHQQLHKILLSLEPSAFERLAQRLLRESGFIQVQVTGKSGDGGIDGVGIARISGFLSFHVLFQCKRYQGSVTASQIRDFRGAMQGRTDKGLFITTGTFTRDAIKEATRDGAPPIDLIDGEQLVQRLKELRLGVNITMIESVEVDTNWFTKI
- a CDS encoding tyrosine-type recombinase/integrase, with protein sequence MNSAKTPTGKGSKGAVGLEKLNDRIRLNLPRQWFNGQQKRVSLGLSWTKENVTFAESLAKQMELDWLSGHFDLTLAKYLPSKKQQLNNVVDLPGKRAEMSLLELWDRWCEYRKNSGIKITTYKITYCVQYRNYIKDAEEAVGDDVIAQCNWLIENRGKTAVINALTQLSYAHNWGIKQGFVSSNPYEDLVTELKKSKAIIKGNKRDEDGHTTDDETDEENDRRAFSLDEVEAIINAYETSKTHSYYTPLVKFLFWTGCRSGEACALRWKHIKQGLSVVSFKDSYNSKIKTTGDTKTYTNRIFRIAEGGKLHKLLKQLESERLEPENSNELVFKGKTGKQVAWLNFFRTWKGAGGYKSMISELIEQGKVKQYLKPYATRHTFITYQINKGMSAHTVAALVGNSADVIWKHYFDEREKEIPAYDF